Within Metabacillus sp. KUDC1714, the genomic segment CATGGTTACGTACAAGGATCGTCGTATTTTTCTCACCCTTATATGCCGCCATTCCATCAAGCATCGCAGGTACTAAGTCACCGTTAGGCATTGGATCTCCTGTTTTAGAAATAATCTTGTATTGAAAGCCTCTTGGAAGATCAAGAATACCATTTGGATCCTTCACTAGAGGACCATAACCACCAAATCCACCACTTGTATTCCTAGACCCTGCCATAGCTTCCGATGCACCGTTTAATGATAATAACCCAGTTGTTCCAAGTGTTAATGCGACCGTACTCATTCCACCGACTTTCAAAAAATCACGTCTGTTTAACCCTTTACTGTTACCATTCACAACCTATTCCTCCCTACTCATTTTAGTGTTGAAGTCTTTTCTATGGAATTGCTCTACTAAAACGTTACCAAATGGTTTTGAAATCTATGTGAATTAAATGTAATTTCGTAGTTTACGATGAAAAATGAGCCAAATGGATAGTTATTTGGGATAATTCGGAAATATTTTTAGGTGATTTATCGATCATTTGTAATACAATCGATCATTTGAGTGTGAAAAGCAGGATGAAGAAACTAGGTTTTTAGTTTGGTATGAATGAGATGAACACTTGAGATATTAATTTAATGTTAAGAAAAGTAGGGTAAAGATTTACAAATTAAGGACTCTATAACAAGAATTGCTTCTTCCGGGGTTAATTTAATAGATTTCTATATTTTAGTATATTCTAAATCTAGGTGGTAACAGGTACTCGGAACAAATTCGACAGATTTCGGGTGGTGACAGGCACCCTAAACTTGTCCCTCAGTCCCCACCCGAAACTATTTTAAATGTTTAATCTCAATATTCTCAAATATCGCTGTTCCACCCTCAGAGTAGAGGCTAATGCCTTGATCTTCTGCTTTTGGGAAGATCAAATTAGAATGAGTGATTTTTCCGTCATCAATAAATACTTCAATGCTGGATCTATCAACGAGAATTTTCAAATGTACTTGTTGTTTGCTGCTATCAAATGGTGCTTTACTTTCTACATATTGATTACTCTCGTCAGGGTGACCGGTCCTTGAGCGATTAACATATGAGTATTGGTGAAGTGGGTCATTAAAGATACCAACATCAATATGGCTTTCTTTGTCAGCTGATTCGCGTAAACGAAATCCGACGTTTTTGAGTTCTGACCAAGAGATATCTGCCTCTAATTGATATATTTCACCTTTTATATCAATAGTTTTAGTGCCATTTACTTCAATTTGTTCGTGAGAACCGGTAGAGTTTGTTAATTGGTTCATCGCTTTAATTGGTTGTGAGACTAAATAGTATTGATTGTTTTCCTCATGCTTTAGTTCAATTTGACGAACAATTGAATCCATGCCGTTAAAGTCCTCTTCCATTGTTGGGGTGTTATGAACATAATTCCAATTATTCATCCATGCCAAAGCATAACGTTTCAAATTGTTATCAGGTTCCTTGCCACCTTCAAATGTGACTCCACCATACCAATCAAAGCCATAATCCAACCATTGTGGTTCGTTATGATCGGGGTAGAATTCCTTGCCATCAAAAAATCCAGTCCAATAAGCATACGTATTTGGCTTACCGCTTGTTTTTCCATTTGCACTAACACCTAATACCCATTTTAATTGTCCATTATTAGCGCGCATCATATAAAGATCTGGGCACTCTACAATTCCAATTCCCTCTGTAAAAAAGCCACTCGTATAATGCCAATCCTTCAAATTGTTAGACTCATAAAAGCCAATTTTGCTGCCTTCTGCCATGACCATGACCCAATTATCATTTCGTTTGTCCCAGATAATTTTTGGATCTCGAAAATCATGTGTACCCGGATTTTTCATAATCGGATCCTCGCTATATGAGGTAAAGGTTTTTCCTTTGTCTGTACTGTACCAAAGATATTGTTCCTGTTTGCCGCCATCTGCAGAAGGTTGTGTCACAATGGCAATGAGAGCATTTTTTCCAAATCCGGCTGTGTTTTCCTT encodes:
- a CDS encoding glycoside hydrolase family 32 protein codes for the protein MNKEIRNKKWVKPLSFILIGLSIIIAIGFWVNNQTNKSSTKKEETPSKEEDSTPENKEQSYRAQYHFTVPDKWKNDPQKPIYFDGKYHYYYLYNRDYPNGNGTEWRHATSKDLVHWKDEGVAIPKYTNKNGDPWSGSVVIDKENTAGFGKNALIAIVTQPSADGGKQEQYLWYSTDKGKTFTSYSEDPIMKNPGTHDFRDPKIIWDKRNDNWVMVMAEGSKIGFYESNNLKDWHYTSGFFTEGIGIVECPDLYMMRANNGQLKWVLGVSANGKTSGKPNTYAYWTGFFDGKEFYPDHNEPQWLDYGFDWYGGVTFEGGKEPDNNLKRYALAWMNNWNYVHNTPTMEEDFNGMDSIVRQIELKHEENNQYYLVSQPIKAMNQLTNSTGSHEQIEVNGTKTIDIKGEIYQLEADISWSELKNVGFRLRESADKESHIDVGIFNDPLHQYSYVNRSRTGHPDESNQYVESKAPFDSSKQQVHLKILVDRSSIEVFIDDGKITHSNLIFPKAEDQGISLYSEGGTAIFENIEIKHLK